From Gemmatimonadaceae bacterium, the proteins below share one genomic window:
- a CDS encoding universal stress protein, which translates to MLRSILVPVDGSPLAERALPVALDIARRAGGSVTLLRVHVPLAIVGATAEGVFTQDMLAADDALRERAKTYTSDLAGRLGAEWGVRVDARVEDGSPAGLITEVAEQVNANLVVMTTHGAGGFAPGWLGSVADAVIRHSHRPVLAMPENDAHAHRAFTPKSVMLPLDGSARADGIIPAARDLAHLFGATIDLVRMVAPYVPGDVASALAADRPDPYGIDAETAAAKASLDNVVAGLKEAGVKAKATVRVELSPIHALLTHIKESDPDCVAIATQGRGLSRIFVGSVADKLIRGAQRPVLVLRPMKD; encoded by the coding sequence ATGCTCCGCTCCATCCTGGTCCCTGTCGATGGGTCGCCGCTCGCCGAGCGCGCCCTGCCCGTCGCCCTCGATATCGCCCGCCGCGCCGGAGGTTCCGTCACCCTGCTCCGAGTGCACGTGCCGCTCGCCATCGTCGGCGCGACCGCCGAGGGCGTGTTCACCCAAGACATGCTCGCCGCGGACGACGCCCTTCGTGAGCGTGCCAAGACCTATACCAGCGACCTCGCAGGCCGCCTCGGTGCCGAGTGGGGCGTACGCGTGGATGCGCGGGTGGAGGACGGATCGCCCGCCGGCCTCATCACCGAGGTCGCCGAGCAGGTGAACGCGAATCTTGTCGTGATGACCACGCACGGTGCGGGTGGCTTCGCTCCCGGCTGGCTCGGCTCCGTTGCCGATGCCGTGATCCGGCATTCGCATCGTCCCGTCTTGGCGATGCCGGAGAACGACGCGCACGCGCATCGTGCGTTCACGCCCAAGAGCGTGATGCTGCCGCTCGATGGCAGCGCGCGCGCCGACGGCATCATCCCCGCGGCCCGGGACCTCGCGCATCTCTTCGGTGCGACGATCGACCTCGTGCGGATGGTCGCACCGTATGTCCCGGGTGACGTGGCCAGTGCGCTGGCCGCCGACCGGCCCGATCCGTATGGCATCGACGCCGAGACCGCCGCGGCGAAGGCCAGCCTGGACAACGTGGTGGCTGGCCTCAAGGAAGCGGGCGTGAAGGCGAAGGCCACCGTGCGCGTCGAGCTCTCACCCATCCACGCGCTACTCACGCACATCAAGGAGTCGGATCCCGACTGCGTGGCCATCGCCACGCAGGGCCGCGGGCTCTCGCGGATCTTCGTCGGCTCGGTGGCCGACAAGCTCATTCGCGGTGCGCAGCGGCCGGTGCTCGTGCTGCGGCCGATGAAGGACTAG
- a CDS encoding acyl-CoA thioesterase translates to MTEQSPLPFRIQQRVRWSDCDPLGIIWYGAYLKYFEAAEHEMMRATNLPYEELRVKRGVQLPRKAFQVEFQSPAQMDELLDVEVGVAKIGQTSLTFRFAAYRATDRTLRATATLTVVNVEKATLRKQPIPEFLREALTPFLVGS, encoded by the coding sequence GTGACCGAACAGAGTCCGTTGCCGTTTCGAATTCAGCAGCGTGTGCGATGGAGCGACTGCGACCCGCTGGGCATCATCTGGTACGGGGCGTACCTCAAGTACTTCGAGGCGGCCGAGCACGAGATGATGCGCGCGACCAACCTCCCGTACGAGGAACTGCGCGTGAAGCGCGGCGTGCAGCTGCCGCGCAAGGCGTTCCAGGTGGAGTTCCAGTCGCCGGCGCAGATGGACGAGCTGCTGGACGTCGAAGTGGGCGTCGCGAAGATCGGGCAGACGTCGCTGACGTTTCGGTTCGCCGCGTACCGCGCGACGGATCGGACCCTGCGGGCGACGGCCACGCTGACGGTGGTAAACGTCGAGAAGGCGACGCTGCGGAAGCAGCCGATTCCCGAGTTCCTGCGCGAGGCGCTTACGCCGTTCCTGGTCGGTTCGTAA
- a CDS encoding DEAD/DEAH box helicase has product MRAGGARGRIIVIAPTRAACETIELAFTLDIETVLWRSRGAELQRLATELGTSDAQPRQGFGIVAGTGTGKTLSVKPIAKVLLDTDDLRVGVVNREREATPETPTWNVVIVTTGIARRWFQDGDIRPHDTLVVDEIHQTSAELELCLALGKRTGCRFVWLSATVDPRFYSRYLNAAAVVESSAFDPAKAATVEVVRKKPMSFLDDRFLQRTIREKRGVGVFLPTRAAVEDVATDAGARYQRLEVAFYHGGEPIRVIRPFLEGEVRKPFLLAMTAAGQSALNVQGLDTVVIDDTRFANVVERGRNVLTRLHLGANEILQMAGRVHGRVAGGRVYILSDRDIRFDRLEPTAPDFQLAGDSERVALTCAALGVRADELDLPVPLDRQSYRAAVQFLESRGIIDQGRLTVYGKSVEAMPVDRPWAELLVHCDDTLLPYVAVMASVESLHRMTREDRDLAGLVVPGSDHLTTYNVYAEAFTRCGYLGEVYGLPRQMFDESVERWAEGRGVLVKALEDSALAMASIYRSVGLPLPRTMPKATAEIEKRWVELLAKVMPFALVIDEETADGDEARVSKTSVCGSWGPIAGTLRYFADKFGVPRAAIEGTQLSRDLVRAQAIGHEPRLVYDPSQRERPLALERRLTYFGFELEREREALQEFPPGQEDEARRVLADALARGEARHAAVPRNRPMIDQVREVWRRSGGRTARLSQQELADWYEKALAAVGSLAQFKSAALTFDPDEIVDASERERWMALPAQVVVRDRPVSIHYEVEETPEGPRGVARLQLNEKLARTLVDEELPTLDRPLRIAVGRGARGTIKTETLAEAQEELSRPWMREEVARKPSGAGRPQRDRGDRDGGKRGPRGRPPVPKGKRRRGR; this is encoded by the coding sequence GTGCGCGCCGGTGGGGCGCGAGGTCGCATCATCGTCATCGCGCCCACGCGCGCGGCCTGCGAGACCATTGAGCTCGCGTTCACGTTGGACATCGAGACCGTCCTCTGGCGCTCGCGCGGCGCCGAACTGCAGCGACTTGCCACCGAACTCGGCACCTCGGACGCGCAGCCGCGCCAGGGCTTCGGAATCGTCGCTGGGACGGGCACGGGCAAGACCCTGAGCGTGAAGCCAATCGCCAAGGTGCTGCTCGACACCGACGACCTGCGGGTCGGCGTGGTGAACCGCGAACGCGAGGCCACACCCGAGACCCCGACCTGGAACGTGGTGATCGTGACGACCGGCATCGCGCGGCGGTGGTTCCAGGACGGTGACATCCGTCCGCACGACACCCTGGTGGTGGACGAGATCCACCAGACGAGCGCCGAGCTGGAGCTCTGCCTCGCGTTGGGCAAGCGCACCGGTTGCCGCTTCGTGTGGCTGAGCGCGACGGTGGACCCCCGCTTCTACTCGCGCTACCTCAACGCGGCGGCCGTGGTGGAGTCGTCGGCCTTCGATCCTGCCAAGGCCGCGACGGTGGAAGTCGTGCGAAAGAAGCCGATGAGCTTCCTCGACGACCGCTTCCTGCAGCGCACGATCCGTGAGAAGCGTGGTGTTGGCGTGTTCCTGCCCACGCGCGCGGCCGTGGAGGATGTGGCGACCGATGCCGGCGCGCGGTATCAGCGGCTCGAGGTGGCGTTCTACCACGGGGGCGAGCCGATCCGCGTGATCCGCCCGTTCCTTGAAGGCGAGGTGCGCAAGCCTTTCCTCTTGGCGATGACGGCGGCCGGACAGAGCGCGCTGAACGTGCAGGGGCTCGACACGGTGGTCATCGACGACACGCGGTTTGCGAACGTGGTGGAGCGCGGCCGCAACGTGCTGACGCGCCTGCATCTGGGCGCGAACGAGATCCTGCAGATGGCCGGCCGCGTGCACGGCCGCGTGGCGGGCGGGCGCGTGTACATCCTGTCGGACCGCGACATCCGATTCGACCGACTCGAACCCACGGCGCCGGACTTCCAGCTCGCGGGCGATTCCGAACGCGTGGCGCTCACCTGCGCGGCGCTCGGCGTGCGGGCCGACGAGCTCGACCTGCCGGTGCCGCTCGACCGGCAGTCGTACCGAGCGGCCGTCCAGTTCCTGGAGTCGCGCGGCATCATCGATCAGGGGCGTCTCACGGTTTACGGCAAGTCGGTGGAGGCGATGCCGGTGGACCGGCCCTGGGCAGAGTTGCTCGTGCACTGCGACGACACGCTGCTGCCCTATGTGGCGGTGATGGCGAGCGTGGAGTCGCTGCATCGGATGACGCGCGAGGATCGCGACCTCGCCGGTCTCGTCGTGCCGGGCAGCGACCACCTCACGACCTACAACGTCTACGCCGAGGCCTTCACGCGCTGCGGTTACCTCGGCGAGGTCTATGGCCTGCCGCGGCAGATGTTCGACGAGAGTGTCGAGCGCTGGGCGGAAGGGCGTGGCGTGTTGGTGAAGGCCTTGGAGGACTCGGCGCTGGCGATGGCCTCGATCTACCGCTCGGTGGGCCTGCCCCTGCCGCGCACGATGCCGAAGGCCACGGCAGAGATCGAGAAACGCTGGGTCGAGTTGCTGGCCAAGGTGATGCCGTTTGCGTTGGTGATCGACGAGGAGACAGCGGACGGCGACGAAGCGCGCGTCTCGAAGACCAGCGTCTGCGGCAGCTGGGGACCCATTGCGGGGACGCTGCGCTATTTCGCCGACAAGTTCGGCGTGCCGCGCGCGGCGATCGAGGGCACGCAGCTCTCGCGCGATCTCGTGCGGGCGCAGGCCATCGGTCACGAGCCTCGTCTCGTGTACGACCCGTCGCAACGCGAGCGGCCATTGGCCCTGGAGCGGCGGCTCACGTACTTCGGGTTCGAGTTGGAACGCGAGCGTGAGGCGCTGCAGGAGTTCCCACCGGGGCAGGAGGACGAAGCCCGACGCGTGCTGGCCGACGCGCTGGCGCGTGGAGAGGCGCGGCACGCGGCGGTGCCGCGGAATCGCCCGATGATTGACCAGGTGCGTGAGGTGTGGCGGCGCAGCGGAGGGCGCACCGCCCGGCTGTCGCAACAGGAGTTGGCGGACTGGTACGAGAAGGCGTTGGCCGCCGTCGGCTCGCTGGCGCAGTTCAAGTCGGCGGCGCTGACGTTCGATCCGGACGAGATCGTTGACGCGTCTGAGCGCGAGCGCTGGATGGCACTGCCGGCGCAGGTTGTGGTACGGGACCGCCCGGTCTCCATCCACTACGAGGTGGAGGAGACGCCCGAGGGGCCGCGCGGCGTCGCGAGGCTGCAGCTCAACGAGAAGCTGGCGCGCACGCTCGTGGATGAGGAATTGCCGACGCTGGACCGCCCGCTGCGAATCGCGGTCGGACGCGGCGCACGCGGGACCATCAAGACGGAGACGCTCGCTGAGGCGCAGGAGGAACTATCGCGCCCCTGGATGCGTGAGGAGGTGGCGCGTAAGCCGAGCGGCGCAGGCCGACCCCAACGCGATCGCGGCGACCGGGATGGTGGAAAGCGCGGGCCGAGAGGACGTCCACCGGTGCCGAAGGGCAAGCGACGCAGGGGTCGGTAG
- a CDS encoding sigma-70 family RNA polymerase sigma factor encodes MASIAAGSGILDINARAAERARAERRARFDAEAVSQLDALHAFALKLTRSREDAEDLVSDTLVRAFQRWDQYRLGTNIRAWLFTILYHAFVSRKRRIDAREVQPLEADDGRELFEPVGEVDPEGRFYDSFVDQEIVDAVRALPHEYRDALLMSDLHGMRYGEIAQLLGVPEGTIKSRLFRGRRLLQAQLRGYAEEMGYIRRSLDDAAA; translated from the coding sequence ATGGCTTCGATTGCGGCAGGCAGCGGCATCCTTGACATCAACGCCCGTGCGGCAGAGCGCGCGCGGGCGGAGCGACGCGCGCGCTTCGATGCCGAGGCGGTCTCGCAGCTGGATGCGTTGCACGCGTTCGCGCTGAAGCTCACGCGTTCGCGCGAGGATGCGGAGGACCTCGTCTCCGACACCTTGGTTCGCGCCTTCCAGCGCTGGGATCAGTACCGGCTCGGTACGAACATCAGGGCGTGGTTGTTCACCATCCTCTACCATGCCTTCGTGAGCCGGAAGCGCCGCATCGACGCACGCGAGGTGCAGCCGCTCGAGGCCGATGACGGGCGCGAGCTGTTCGAGCCGGTCGGCGAGGTGGATCCCGAGGGGCGCTTCTACGATTCTTTCGTGGACCAGGAAATCGTCGACGCGGTGCGAGCGCTGCCCCACGAATACCGAGACGCCCTGCTGATGAGCGACCTGCACGGCATGCGCTACGGGGAGATCGCACAACTGCTTGGTGTGCCGGAGGGCACCATCAAGTCCAGGCTGTTTCGCGGGCGCCGGCTGCTGCAGGCGCAGCTGCGCGGCTATGCGGAGGAGATGGGCTACATCAGGCGTTCGCTCGACGACGCCGCAGCCTGA
- the yjjX gene encoding inosine/xanthosine triphosphatase — translation MISDIARVAVGSANPVKVAATQAVLAWAAPGASAEARPVPSGVPDQPFGDEQTIAGARERARRAREAADADLGVGLEGGVVDGRGGMRTCAWCVVVHRDGREGVGGSLAMPLPDAVARMIREGEELGHAMDRLVAERGTKHGKGAVGILTAGRIDRQAAYEVLVTYALAPFVTPALYAR, via the coding sequence ATGATCTCCGACATTGCACGCGTGGCGGTGGGGTCCGCGAACCCCGTGAAGGTGGCGGCCACGCAAGCCGTGCTGGCCTGGGCGGCGCCTGGAGCATCCGCCGAGGCGCGGCCCGTACCGAGCGGCGTGCCCGACCAACCGTTCGGCGACGAACAGACGATTGCCGGCGCGCGCGAGCGGGCGCGCCGGGCGCGAGAGGCCGCGGACGCCGACCTCGGTGTGGGACTCGAGGGAGGCGTCGTGGACGGCCGCGGCGGGATGCGAACCTGCGCCTGGTGCGTGGTCGTGCACCGCGATGGGCGCGAAGGCGTCGGGGGCTCGTTGGCGATGCCGCTGCCCGATGCCGTGGCGCGCATGATCCGCGAGGGCGAGGAACTCGGGCACGCGATGGACCGTTTGGTCGCCGAGCGCGGGACCAAGCACGGCAAGGGTGCCGTGGGGATCCTCACGGCAGGGCGGATAGACCGCCAGGCGGCCTACGAGGTGCTCGTGACCTATGCGCTGGCGCCGTTCGTGACGCCAGCGCTGTACGCGCGATAG
- the sthA gene encoding Si-specific NAD(P)(+) transhydrogenase, whose product MGEHYDLCVIGSGPAGEKGAAQAAYFGKSVCVIERAPKPGGAAVNTGTIPSKTLRETALYLSGVRQRGLYGVDLRVKSDITIGDFMHRERAVVETMWNHIEHNFERHAITTVQGAARFSDPQTVVVERYKQEPREITADVFLLATGSRPSHPPEIPFDGQVVVDSDDVLTLTSIPRRVVVIGGGVIGCEYAGIFGALGVRVTLVNSRERLLMQLDSDLSESLRAEMTRRLGVQVVLNAAVEQVTVEGDVASVKLSDGRQLNADCVLYCAGREGNSDALNLEAAGVAVNKRGFVTVDEHYRSSVPHIFAAGDLVGFPALASTAMEQARVAMCHAFDLKYKSSMSTVLPYGVWTVPEIATVGIGEDEARAKGLPVEIGKASLRYNPRGQIIGETEGFIKLIFRADNRQLLGASVFGESACELIHLPAAVLHFEGTLDYFIDGVFNFPTLADSFKYAAYDGLQRLQRRISKAMEARSRSATPLMAGPITNRPGTA is encoded by the coding sequence ATGGGCGAGCACTACGACCTCTGCGTCATCGGGAGTGGCCCGGCGGGCGAGAAGGGCGCCGCCCAGGCCGCCTACTTCGGCAAGTCCGTCTGCGTCATTGAACGCGCGCCGAAGCCTGGCGGTGCCGCCGTCAACACCGGCACCATCCCCTCCAAGACGCTCCGCGAAACCGCGCTCTACCTGAGCGGCGTGCGCCAGCGTGGACTCTACGGCGTGGACCTGCGCGTAAAGTCCGATATCACCATCGGCGACTTCATGCACCGCGAACGCGCCGTGGTCGAGACGATGTGGAATCACATCGAGCACAACTTCGAACGCCACGCCATCACCACCGTGCAGGGCGCGGCGCGCTTCAGCGACCCCCAGACCGTCGTCGTCGAACGCTACAAGCAGGAGCCGCGGGAGATCACGGCCGATGTGTTCCTGCTCGCCACCGGGTCGCGTCCCTCCCATCCGCCGGAGATCCCCTTCGACGGCCAGGTCGTGGTGGACAGCGACGACGTGCTCACCCTCACGTCCATCCCGCGCCGCGTCGTGGTCATCGGCGGAGGAGTCATCGGCTGCGAATACGCCGGCATCTTCGGCGCGCTCGGTGTCCGCGTCACGCTCGTCAACAGCCGCGAACGCCTGCTGATGCAACTCGATTCCGACCTTTCGGAATCGCTGCGTGCCGAGATGACCCGCCGGCTCGGCGTGCAGGTGGTGCTCAACGCCGCGGTCGAACAGGTCACGGTCGAGGGCGACGTCGCCAGCGTCAAGCTGAGCGACGGCCGGCAGCTCAATGCCGACTGCGTGCTCTACTGCGCCGGCCGCGAGGGGAACTCCGACGCGCTGAACCTAGAGGCCGCAGGCGTCGCCGTGAACAAGCGCGGCTTCGTCACGGTCGACGAGCACTATCGCAGCAGCGTGCCGCACATCTTTGCCGCCGGCGACCTCGTGGGCTTCCCCGCCCTCGCCTCCACGGCGATGGAACAGGCCCGCGTCGCGATGTGCCACGCCTTCGACCTCAAGTACAAGTCGTCGATGTCCACCGTGCTGCCCTACGGCGTGTGGACGGTGCCGGAGATCGCGACGGTTGGGATCGGCGAGGACGAGGCCCGTGCCAAGGGCCTGCCCGTCGAGATCGGCAAGGCCTCGCTGCGCTACAACCCGCGCGGCCAGATCATCGGCGAGACCGAAGGCTTCATCAAGCTCATCTTCCGCGCCGACAATCGACAGCTGCTCGGCGCCAGCGTGTTTGGCGAAAGCGCCTGCGAGCTCATCCACCTGCCTGCGGCCGTACTGCACTTCGAGGGCACGCTGGACTATTTCATCGACGGCGTATTCAACTTCCCGACGCTGGCTGACAGCTTCAAGTACGCGGCCTACGACGGCCTGCAGCGCCTGCAACGGCGCATCAGCAAGGCGATGGAGGCACGCAGCCGCTCGGCGACTCCGTTGATGGCGGGTCCGATTACGAACCGACCAGGAACGGCGTAA
- a CDS encoding CGNR zinc finger domain-containing protein has translation MPRRAKADDNPFTFLGGRLWLDFVNTDDALLGLRRDTIASFERFVVWLEGAQVVDSERAVTLQRRATEQPSGAAAALVEARRVRAALRALAERGRGPDGERARESALAEINRLLGRSVGTRRVEISETGRYVRSFVPTGDAFGGLVIPVVESAVDSLVADELPRIRVCADRRCPRVFLDQTKSRTRRWCDMATCGNRAKALRLRRRRANA, from the coding sequence ATGCCCCGACGCGCCAAGGCCGACGACAACCCCTTCACGTTCCTCGGCGGACGCCTCTGGCTGGACTTCGTCAACACGGACGACGCGCTGCTGGGCCTGCGCCGGGATACCATCGCGAGCTTCGAGCGCTTCGTCGTCTGGTTGGAAGGGGCGCAGGTTGTCGACTCCGAGCGCGCCGTCACGCTGCAGCGCCGCGCGACCGAGCAGCCGTCGGGTGCCGCGGCGGCGCTCGTGGAGGCACGACGCGTGCGCGCGGCGCTTCGCGCCCTCGCCGAGCGCGGCCGGGGACCTGACGGCGAGCGCGCGCGCGAGAGCGCGCTTGCCGAGATCAACCGCCTGCTGGGACGCAGCGTGGGCACACGGCGTGTCGAGATCTCGGAAACCGGCCGCTACGTACGCAGCTTTGTGCCGACTGGCGATGCCTTCGGCGGCCTCGTGATTCCCGTCGTTGAGTCGGCGGTGGATTCGCTCGTCGCCGATGAGCTGCCGCGCATCAGGGTCTGCGCCGACCGACGATGCCCGCGCGTGTTCCTTGACCAGACGAAGTCCCGCACGCGCCGCTGGTGCGACATGGCCACCTGCGGCAACCGGGCGAAGGCGCTCAGGCTGCGGCGTCGTCGAGCGAACGCCTGA
- a CDS encoding TetR/AcrR family transcriptional regulator, whose protein sequence is MSQKRLQILDAAAELIAERGFVQTSVDDVIAKAGLSGKSHFYHYFKSKDALGHEVLARQFDVLADRGLHILREQSLDPLERLHVFIDSVVAMQADRSGRLASPFGALATEMASMDEGFRVRIARVFRSWTEEIAGLLAQIEDRLEDDADPLRLARFIVATLEGATTVARMKRDVSLMHSVAADLKRFVSGHLRRGVTP, encoded by the coding sequence GTGAGCCAGAAGCGACTACAGATCCTTGACGCGGCCGCTGAGCTGATTGCCGAGCGGGGCTTCGTGCAGACGTCGGTGGACGACGTCATCGCGAAGGCCGGACTGAGCGGCAAGAGTCACTTCTATCACTACTTCAAGTCCAAGGACGCGTTGGGGCACGAGGTGTTGGCGCGGCAGTTCGACGTGCTCGCCGACCGGGGCCTCCACATTCTGCGTGAGCAGTCGTTGGATCCCTTGGAGCGCCTGCACGTTTTCATCGACTCCGTGGTGGCCATGCAGGCCGACCGCAGCGGCCGGCTGGCCTCGCCCTTCGGTGCGCTGGCCACGGAGATGGCGTCGATGGACGAGGGATTTCGCGTGCGCATTGCCCGCGTCTTCCGCTCGTGGACGGAGGAGATTGCCGGGTTGCTGGCCCAGATCGAGGATCGGCTCGAGGACGATGCGGATCCCCTGCGGCTGGCGCGCTTCATCGTGGCGACGCTAGAGGGCGCAACAACGGTGGCGCGGATGAAGCGCGATGTGAGCCTGATGCACAGCGTGGCGGCGGACCTGAAGCGATTCGTGTCCGGTCACCTGCGCCGCGGCGTGACGCCTTAG